The Henckelia pumila isolate YLH828 chromosome 2, ASM3356847v2, whole genome shotgun sequence genome includes a window with the following:
- the LOC140878897 gene encoding protein FAR1-RELATED SEQUENCE 5-like: protein MKISTTKSTGSLGVVTRSMSKKLKESSEQTHFLETHQNSHIESVMVTNATTLEDQIANLTKAIEGLSRHVQEQDSQLMKLMDKINHTDTSYMDKEDETNDGTESSLKKKQNEQTKDLHFSSDGSVSMDQLKDFIIGVLNSVHGGLMNDAPLDSEIEPVDGGLMNDAPLFVEDSEIEPKVGMKFKNENEVFEFYKRYVYHVGFSVRKRTSQKNNKGVVTFIAFTCSREGCRGSNTSTTLKPQPNSQIGCKVRLSACSDATGVWRNTGVYLEHNQLISPSKSRVFRCYRQLNAHVKRQLEVNDIAGIPLHKSYNSVVVEKGGYENITFIEKDCRNYIDKVRKLRLGEGDAAAFQAYFSKMQSLCPGFFFSLDLDDEGRLKNVFWADNRSRQAYKKFGNVVTFDTTYLTNKYGMPFAPFVGVNHHGQPTLLGCSILSNEDTKTFVWLLKIWLECMKFQTPQGIITDQDRAMQNAIEVVFPNKKHRWCLWHTLQKLSEKFGYHSQKASIFSSIHELVYESQSADEFEQGLFSMLDMYELKNNDWLIGLFWERIHWVPCFLRTLFWAGMSTTQWIEGRNAFFDGYVHSKTSLKQFMEQYEQALRIKVEKEFQADFKS from the exons ATGAAGATTTCTACTACAAAGTCAACTGGAAGTCTTGGAGTCGTCACAAGAAGCATGTCTAAGAAATTAAAAGAATCTTCTGAGCAAACCCATTTTCTTGAGACCCATCAGAACTCTCACATAGAAAGCGTGATGGTGACAAATGCCACAACTTTAGAAGATCAAATAGCAAATTTGACAAAGGCCATTGAGGGACTCTCGAGACATGTTCAAGAACAGGATTCCCAACTTATGAAGTTGATGGACAAGATAAATCATACTGATACAAGTTACATGGACAAAGAAGATGAAACTAATGATGGAACTGAGTCATCAttgaagaaaaaacaaaatgaacaaACTAAAGACTTACATTTTTCATCTGATGGGTCAGTTTCCATGGACCAGTTAAAAGACTTCATCATAG gtGTTTTAAATTCAGTACATGGTGGTTTAATGAATGATGCACCTTTAGATAGTGAGATTGAGCCAGTAGATGGTGGTTTAATGAATGATGCACCTTTATTTGTAGAAGATAGTGAGATTGAGCCCAAGGTTGGGATGAAATTTAAAAATGAGAATGAAGTATTTGAATTCTACAAGAGATATGTCTATCATGTTGGTTTTTCAGTTAGAAAAAGAACTTCACAAAAGAATAACAAAGGGGTTGTTACGTTTATTGCATTCACATGTAGTCGAGAAGGTTGTAGAGGTAGTAATACAAGCACTACATTGAAACCCCAACCAAACAGTCAAATAGGTTGTAAAGTTAGGTTGTCAGCTTGTTCAGATGCTACTGGAGTATGGAGAAATACCGGTGTCTATCTCGAGCACAATCAGCTAATTAGTCCATCCAAATCCAGAGTATTTCGATGCTATCGTCAGTTGAATGCTCACGTGAAACGACAACTAGAGGTGAATGATATAGCAGGTATTCCTCTTCATAAAAGTTATAACTCAGTTGTTGTTGAAAAAGGTGGATATGAGAATATTACTTTTATTGAAAAAGATTGtcgaaattatattgataagGTCAGGAAATTAAGACTTGGAGAGGGAGATGCGGCTGCTTTTCAAGCTTATTTCTCCAAAATGCAGTCACTTTGTCCTGGTTTTTTCTTTAGCTTGGATTTGGATGATGAGGGTCGATTAAAAAATGTATTTTGGGCAGATAATAGAAGTAGGCAAGCATATAAGAAATTTGGGAATGTAGTGACTTTTGATACAACGTACTTAACTAATAAGTACGGCATGCCATTTGCTCCTTTCGTCGGTGTAAACCATCATGGACAACCGACACTTCTTGGGTGCAGTATACTTTCTAATGAGGATACAAAGACATTTGTATGGTTGTTGAAGATATGGCTAGAGTGCATGAAATTTCAGACACCTCAGGGGATAATCACAGATCAGGACAGGGCAATGCAGAATGCCATAGAAGTAGTATTTCCTAACAAAAAACATAGATGGTGTTTATGGCATACACTTCAAAAATTATCTGAAAAATTTGGATATCATTCTCAAAAGGCTTCCATATTCTCGTCTATACACGAACTGGTGTATGAATCACAAAGTGCAGATGAGTTCGAACAGGGTTTGTTTTCTATGCTTGATATGTATGaattgaaaaataatgattGGTTGATCGGGCTTTTTTGGGAAAGAATTCATTGGGTTCCTTGTTTTCTCAGAACTTTATTTTGGGCCGGAATGTCAACAACTCAATGGATTGAGGGTAGGAATGCATTTTTTGATGGGTATGTGCATTCAAAAACATCTTTAAAACAGTTTATGGAGCAATATGAGCAAGCTCTAAGGATTAAAGTTGAGAAAGAGTTCCAAGCCGATTTTAAATCCTAA